From a single Labilibaculum sp. DW002 genomic region:
- a CDS encoding YitT family protein — MFPFLRQIIFETVKYQVKKKKTPDIQVHKKVKNATVELIHIVHDFIFILLGILCAGFGLKGFLLPNLFIDGGVMGISLMIAELTVLPLSILIVAVNIPFLILGFTTLSRQFTIKSIIAIVLLAITVHFIPFPIITEDKLLIAAFGGFFLGMGIGLAIRGGSVIDGTEILAIYINRKTPLTIGDVILIFNVLIFGIAAYVLTIEIALYAILTYIVASKTVDFVVSGIEEYVGVTIISEKNKEISQTIIEKLGRGCTIYYGKRGKSQKETEIIYTLMTRLELAKLHMEVDKIDRDAFVIMHSIKDAKGGLVKKRPLK; from the coding sequence ATGTTCCCATTTTTACGACAAATAATTTTTGAAACTGTAAAATATCAAGTAAAGAAGAAAAAAACACCAGATATTCAAGTGCATAAAAAAGTAAAAAATGCAACGGTTGAATTAATTCATATCGTTCATGATTTTATTTTCATTCTTTTAGGTATTCTTTGCGCAGGTTTTGGCTTAAAAGGATTTCTACTCCCCAACCTATTTATTGATGGTGGTGTAATGGGGATTTCCCTAATGATCGCTGAACTTACCGTACTACCCCTATCAATTTTAATTGTTGCAGTTAACATACCATTTTTAATACTGGGATTTACTACACTAAGTCGTCAGTTTACAATTAAAAGTATTATTGCCATAGTATTACTGGCAATTACAGTTCATTTTATACCATTTCCCATAATTACGGAAGACAAATTACTGATTGCAGCATTTGGAGGATTTTTTTTAGGTATGGGAATAGGATTGGCTATTCGTGGCGGATCTGTAATCGATGGAACAGAAATATTAGCTATTTATATAAACCGAAAAACGCCATTAACAATTGGTGACGTAATTTTGATATTCAATGTGCTTATTTTTGGAATTGCAGCATATGTTTTGACTATTGAAATTGCCCTATATGCAATTTTGACATATATAGTGGCATCAAAAACGGTTGATTTTGTTGTTTCAGGAATTGAAGAGTATGTAGGCGTTACAATTATATCAGAAAAAAATAAAGAGATTAGCCAAACTATAATTGAGAAATTAGGAAGAGGATGCACCATTTATTACGGCAAAAGAGGGAAATCTCAAAAAGAAACGGAAATCATTTACACGCTAATGACAAGGCTAGAACTAGCAAAATTACACATGGAGGTTGATAAAATAGACAGAGATGCTTTTGTCATTATGCATAGTATAAAAGATGCAAAAGGAGGTCTCGTCAAAAAAAGGCCTCTTAAGTGA
- a CDS encoding M16 family metallopeptidase, with product MLFETHTLSNGIRLIHRQVDQKVAHCGIILNTGSRDESDDEWGIAHFIEHVIFKGTNKRKAYHILNRMEDVGGELNAYTTKEDTCIYATFLDKDYKRALELISDISFNSIFPEKELEKEKEIVLDEINSYKDSPSELIFDDFEDLIFKNDSIGRNILGTPENIKSFTKENIQKFIKNNYHTDQMVISSVGNISFKKLIKMVEKFFGHIPESIRTTKRTKPNSYKARTQTMIKNTHQRHCILGNVAYDLNDDRRIPLSLLTNLLGGPGMNSRLNLTLRERHGLAYNIESNYSPYVDTGVVSIYFGTDKGYLDKCLSLIYKEMDLLCTKKLGAMQLKRAKNQILGQIAISCENNENLMLSVGKSYLLYNKIDSQQDIYDKIESITAEELLEVSNEILNKDNLTTLMYK from the coding sequence ATGCTTTTCGAAACTCACACATTATCAAATGGTATCCGTTTAATCCATCGCCAGGTGGATCAAAAAGTAGCACATTGTGGAATCATTCTAAATACTGGTTCTCGCGATGAAAGTGATGACGAGTGGGGTATTGCACACTTTATAGAGCATGTTATTTTCAAAGGAACAAACAAGCGTAAAGCCTATCACATCTTAAATAGAATGGAAGATGTAGGCGGAGAACTTAATGCCTACACCACAAAGGAAGACACTTGTATTTACGCCACATTCCTGGACAAAGATTACAAACGTGCCTTGGAATTGATAAGCGATATCAGCTTTAATTCCATTTTCCCTGAAAAAGAACTGGAAAAGGAGAAAGAAATCGTTCTCGATGAAATCAATTCATATAAAGATTCGCCTTCTGAATTAATTTTTGATGATTTTGAAGATTTAATATTCAAAAACGATTCTATTGGAAGAAATATTTTGGGCACTCCTGAAAATATAAAAAGTTTCACAAAAGAGAACATTCAAAAATTCATAAAGAATAATTACCACACCGATCAAATGGTAATTTCATCAGTCGGAAACATTTCTTTTAAGAAATTGATTAAAATGGTTGAAAAATTCTTTGGGCACATACCTGAGAGTATTCGCACGACCAAAAGAACAAAACCAAATTCCTATAAAGCTCGCACACAAACCATGATAAAGAACACACACCAACGTCATTGTATACTAGGAAATGTAGCTTACGATTTAAATGATGATAGACGAATTCCCCTTTCATTATTGACTAATTTACTTGGTGGCCCTGGAATGAACTCTCGCTTGAATTTGACTCTTCGAGAAAGACATGGCTTGGCTTATAATATAGAGTCAAACTACTCACCATATGTCGATACTGGTGTTGTAAGCATCTATTTTGGTACCGACAAAGGCTATTTAGATAAATGTCTGTCACTAATCTATAAAGAGATGGATTTACTATGCACCAAAAAGCTTGGAGCAATGCAACTAAAACGAGCAAAAAATCAAATACTAGGACAAATTGCTATTTCTTGTGAAAACAATGAAAACTTGATGCTTAGTGTTGGGAAAAGTTATCTTCTTTATAACAAAATAGATTCTCAGCAAGATATTTACGACAAAATTGAGAGCATTACAGCTGAAGAACTTCTTGAAGTTTCGAATGAGATTTTAAACAAAGACAATTTGACCACTTTGATGTATAAATAA